A genome region from Cyanobacterium sp. T60_A2020_053 includes the following:
- a CDS encoding GDP-mannose 4,6-dehydratase yields MTRRALICGVSGQDGAYLAKFLLKKGYQVFGTSRDAQGSSFRSLKHLGIQEKVQVESMALNDFRSVLQVLMKTEPDEIYNLAGQSSVGLSFDLPVETLESIATGTLNLLEAIRFTQRPIRFYSAGSSECFGDIGTECATETTPFRPRSPYAVAKATAFWEVANYREAYNLYACSGILFNHESPLRPKRFVTQKIIQTVKDIAEGKADKLYLGNTQISRDWGWAPEYIEAMYLMLQQPNPEDFVIATGASYHLEEFVACAFAEVGLNWQDYLISDPTLFRPTDLTFSRANPQKAREKLGWKAKYKMPDVVKMMISN; encoded by the coding sequence ATGACAAGAAGGGCGCTGATTTGTGGTGTTTCGGGACAAGATGGGGCATATTTAGCTAAATTTCTGTTAAAAAAGGGCTATCAAGTTTTTGGCACTTCTAGGGATGCGCAAGGCTCATCTTTTCGTAGTCTGAAGCATTTAGGCATTCAGGAAAAAGTACAAGTGGAATCCATGGCGCTGAATGATTTTCGCAGTGTGTTACAAGTTTTAATGAAAACTGAACCTGACGAGATTTATAATTTAGCTGGTCAAAGTTCGGTTGGTTTATCGTTTGATTTGCCCGTGGAAACTCTCGAAAGCATCGCTACAGGTACTTTAAACCTTCTCGAAGCCATCCGTTTTACCCAGCGCCCGATCCGTTTTTATAGTGCTGGTTCGAGTGAGTGTTTTGGAGATATTGGTACGGAGTGCGCTACAGAAACCACGCCATTTCGTCCTCGTAGCCCTTATGCGGTGGCAAAGGCAACGGCTTTTTGGGAAGTGGCTAATTATCGAGAGGCTTATAATTTGTATGCTTGTTCTGGTATTCTATTCAATCATGAGTCACCTTTGCGCCCAAAACGGTTTGTTACTCAAAAAATTATCCAAACTGTCAAGGACATTGCCGAAGGAAAAGCGGATAAGTTATATTTAGGTAATACCCAGATTAGTCGGGATTGGGGATGGGCGCCGGAATATATCGAGGCGATGTATTTAATGTTACAACAACCAAACCCAGAAGATTTTGTCATTGCGACGGGCGCTAGTTATCATTTAGAAGAATTTGTTGCTTGTGCCTTTGCTGAAGTTGGCTTAAATTGGCAAGATTACCTCATCTCTGATCCTACACTATTTCGCCCTACCGATTTAACTTTTAGTAGAGCTAATCCTCAAAAAGCGAGAGAAAAACTCGGTTGGAAGGCCAAATATAAAATGCCGGACGTGGTAAAAATGATGATCAGTAATTGA
- a CDS encoding Txe/YoeB family addiction module toxin, which yields MKDKRKKSTQPLAKSSKNEVVSLYPVFHPRFREDLAWWYRQDKAKANKILDLVTEIIKSPFQGIGKPEPLKFLDSDTWSRRIDLEHRLIYRVKKERIDFLQARYHYEK from the coding sequence TTGAAAGATAAAAGGAAAAAATCGACTCAACCATTGGCAAAATCAAGTAAAAATGAGGTTGTTTCTTTATATCCAGTATTTCATCCTCGTTTTCGAGAAGATTTAGCTTGGTGGTATCGTCAAGATAAAGCAAAAGCTAACAAAATTTTAGACTTAGTCACTGAGATAATCAAATCACCTTTTCAAGGCATCGGAAAACCAGAGCCTTTGAAATTTTTAGATTCTGATACATGGTCTCGTAGAATTGATTTAGAACATCGATTGATTTATCGTGTGAAAAAAGAGCGTATTGATTTTTTACAGGCGCGCTATCACTACGAGAAATAA
- a CDS encoding DUF1669 domain-containing protein gives MTLLPVKFSSFVTSFLTVVLLLGGCQGKSSTSKIPPLPQDDLIQVYFNYNSAKGAEYTEPYRAITRQGDNLEAVIIEGINSAQNTIDIAVQEINLPEVGRALVQQHQAGKKVRVIMENSYNLPLSKLNNDHALAIIKQAKIPLIDDTEDGSKGSGLMHHKFMVIDNQKVITGSANFTHSGIHGDLDNLDTRGNTNHLLVINDAKLAQLFTEEFNYMWGDGVGKQKNSLFGLKKPFRSARRLNIGNSQVTVKFSPTSRQQPWQQSTNGLIVDTLNQATESVNLALFVFSKQPISNTLQKRYQQGVQIKALIDPNFAYQYYSEGLDLLGVELSRNCQYAPNNNPWQPPIETVGIPNLPEGDKLHHKFAVIDQKTVITGSHNWSFSANYTNDETLLVIDNPMIAQHFEREFERLYQDAILGIPDWLDRRIAQDQAQCRQ, from the coding sequence ATGACACTTCTCCCTGTCAAATTTTCTTCTTTTGTCACCTCTTTTTTGACAGTTGTCTTACTTCTTGGCGGTTGTCAGGGTAAATCTAGCACGTCAAAAATTCCCCCGTTACCCCAAGATGATTTGATTCAAGTTTATTTTAATTATAATTCGGCGAAGGGCGCTGAATATACCGAACCATATCGCGCCATTACTCGACAAGGGGATAATCTCGAAGCGGTTATTATTGAAGGGATTAACTCTGCTCAAAATACCATTGATATTGCTGTCCAAGAAATCAATTTGCCTGAAGTGGGAAGGGCGCTGGTGCAACAACATCAAGCGGGAAAAAAAGTTAGAGTGATAATGGAAAATAGCTATAATCTTCCCTTGTCAAAACTTAACAATGATCATGCTTTAGCCATCATAAAACAAGCAAAAATACCACTTATTGACGATACAGAAGACGGCAGTAAAGGCAGTGGCTTAATGCACCATAAATTTATGGTAATCGACAATCAAAAAGTCATTACAGGATCAGCTAATTTTACCCATAGTGGCATTCATGGCGATTTAGATAATCTCGACACCAGAGGCAATACTAACCATCTCTTAGTCATTAATGATGCCAAATTAGCTCAACTTTTTACCGAAGAATTTAATTATATGTGGGGGGATGGAGTAGGCAAACAAAAAAATAGTCTATTTGGGCTGAAAAAACCCTTTCGTAGCGCCCGTCGCCTCAATATAGGTAATAGTCAAGTAACCGTCAAATTTTCTCCCACTTCTCGCCAACAACCTTGGCAACAAAGCACCAATGGCTTAATAGTCGATACCCTTAATCAAGCCACTGAGTCAGTAAATTTAGCCTTATTTGTTTTTAGTAAACAACCCATTTCTAATACATTACAAAAAAGATACCAACAAGGAGTACAAATTAAAGCCTTAATTGATCCTAATTTTGCCTATCAATACTACAGCGAAGGCTTAGACTTATTAGGGGTAGAATTAAGTCGTAATTGCCAATACGCGCCCAACAATAACCCATGGCAACCGCCCATAGAAACTGTGGGCATTCCTAATTTACCCGAAGGTGATAAACTTCACCATAAATTTGCAGTAATCGATCAAAAAACTGTCATTACAGGTTCTCATAATTGGTCATTTTCCGCTAACTATACCAATGATGAAACTTTATTAGTGATTGATAATCCCATGATTGCCCAACATTTTGAACGAGAATTTGAGCGTTTATATCAAGATGCTATTCTTGGTATTCCTGATTGGTTGGATCGTAGAATAGCACAAGATCAAGCACAATGTCGTCAATGA
- a CDS encoding type II toxin-antitoxin system prevent-host-death family antitoxin, with protein MFSIQTTYTQARKNLAHLLNEIENDKSIAIIKRRGHQDIALISADELSSLLETLYLLRSPVNGQRLLEALADSQQWDQEKAPSPYTVDDLCEELNIER; from the coding sequence ATGTTTTCTATTCAAACTACTTACACTCAAGCAAGAAAAAATTTAGCTCATTTATTAAATGAAATTGAAAATGATAAAAGTATTGCTATTATTAAGCGTCGTGGACATCAAGATATTGCTTTAATTAGTGCAGACGAATTATCTAGCCTTTTAGAGACTTTATATTTATTGCGCTCACCCGTTAATGGGCAACGTCTTTTGGAAGCCTTAGCAGATTCGCAGCAATGGGATCAAGAAAAAGCCCCTTCACCTTATACGGTTGATGATTTGTGTGAGGAGTTGAATATTGAAAGATAA
- a CDS encoding carbohydrate porin translates to MNKTLWQSLKMTPAFLVAGLVVNAQVQANEAVTVDTNSANIINQLDQYSAEGVTNTQGQVTSVSQLSDVSPTDWAYEALRNLVERYGCIAGYPDRTFRGNRALSRYEFAAGLNACMQQIERLVSTPGGGGVGEGDLATLKRLLGEFETELATLGARVDTLEGKVAFLEDHQFSTTTKLTGQVIVGITGTEDNQIIMGNRARLQLNTSFTGKDTLITRLGAYNFGAFDQGNTVGLVPGTSGTTTQTFSYGGLGNNVGIDWLAYYTPITLGQREINTYIAGYFGIHSDYAPTNNPFFEDYDGGNGALSTFASSNPIFRIGGGTGIGVTTPFFGNSSLSLGYLASNASNPTDGNGLFDGAYAALAQLDFGFGENFDLGVTYVRGYNTAGLPLFGYGGGDRLVGTDNANFPVGDSVAYETNSLGTQASLRLNKRISLSGFFSYTDASGGGKSANVYSYGGGVAFPDFGKEGSVLGIFAGVQPYKEQGGETKPFHLEGFYKYPINENITITPGVIYVDSSADLGESRFIGTLRTTFSF, encoded by the coding sequence GTGAATAAAACTTTATGGCAGTCATTAAAAATGACACCTGCTTTCTTAGTAGCAGGATTAGTAGTCAACGCTCAAGTACAAGCAAACGAAGCTGTAACCGTTGATACTAACAGCGCAAACATCATCAATCAATTAGATCAATACAGTGCAGAAGGAGTAACCAACACTCAAGGACAAGTTACCTCTGTATCTCAGTTAAGCGATGTATCCCCTACTGATTGGGCTTACGAAGCATTACGCAACTTAGTAGAACGTTACGGCTGTATCGCTGGTTATCCTGATCGTACCTTCCGTGGCAACCGCGCTTTAAGTCGTTATGAATTTGCTGCTGGTTTAAATGCTTGTATGCAACAAATCGAGCGTTTAGTTTCAACCCCCGGCGGTGGTGGTGTTGGCGAAGGCGACTTAGCTACCCTCAAAAGATTATTAGGTGAATTTGAAACCGAACTCGCAACCTTAGGCGCGCGCGTGGACACTTTAGAAGGTAAAGTGGCATTCTTAGAAGATCACCAATTTTCTACCACCACTAAATTAACTGGACAAGTAATTGTTGGTATCACTGGTACTGAAGATAACCAAATTATCATGGGTAATCGCGCCCGTTTACAATTAAACACCAGCTTCACTGGTAAAGATACTTTAATCACTCGTCTTGGTGCTTATAACTTCGGTGCTTTTGATCAAGGTAATACTGTTGGTTTAGTTCCTGGCACAAGCGGTACTACCACTCAAACTTTTAGCTATGGTGGTCTTGGTAATAACGTAGGTATTGACTGGTTAGCATACTATACACCTATTACTCTTGGACAAAGAGAAATTAACACCTACATCGCTGGTTACTTCGGTATTCACAGTGACTACGCCCCTACCAATAATCCCTTCTTTGAAGACTACGATGGCGGTAATGGCGCCCTTTCTACTTTCGCATCTTCTAACCCCATTTTCCGTATCGGTGGTGGTACTGGTATTGGTGTTACAACTCCTTTCTTTGGTAACAGTAGCTTGAGTTTAGGCTATCTTGCTTCTAATGCATCTAACCCCACCGATGGTAATGGTTTATTCGATGGTGCTTATGCTGCTTTGGCACAGCTTGACTTTGGCTTTGGTGAGAATTTCGATTTAGGTGTCACCTATGTTCGTGGTTATAACACTGCTGGTCTTCCCTTGTTTGGCTACGGTGGTGGTGATCGTTTAGTTGGTACGGATAATGCTAACTTCCCTGTTGGTGATAGTGTTGCTTATGAAACTAACTCTCTTGGTACTCAGGCTTCATTACGTCTTAACAAACGTATCAGTCTGAGCGGTTTTTTCAGCTACACCGATGCTAGTGGCGGTGGCAAAAGCGCTAATGTTTACAGCTATGGTGGTGGAGTTGCTTTCCCTGACTTCGGTAAAGAAGGTAGTGTTTTAGGTATTTTTGCGGGGGTTCAACCTTACAAAGAGCAAGGAGGAGAAACTAAGCCTTTCCATCTTGAGGGTTTCTACAAGTATCCTATCAACGAAAACATTACGATCACTCCAGGTGTAATCTATGTTGACTCTAGTGCTGACTTAGGCGAAAGCCGTTTCATCGGTACTTTGAGAACTACCTTTAGTTTCTAA
- a CDS encoding carbohydrate porin — MKKFTKYAVTAPAVAGLALLANGISLQTVSANELDQDQTTLEQINNYTESGSLNQVTSVNQLRDVAPTDWAYEALRNLVERYGCIAGYPDRTFRGNRALSRYEFAAGLNACMQQIERLVSTPGGGGVNQGDLASLQRLVREFETELTTLGARVDNLEGKVAFLEDHQFSTTTKLSGEVIVALAAQNDTAGGQVTLSDRVRLTLDSSFTGKDRLRLRLAAGNVPSLGGVVGNNGISTNMNRLNFEQNTGNNNVIIDRAYYRTPLFKNGTLYVGTGMPAEDIFSTYNPYMESSGGGALSRFNRFNPLIYRQPGTTGIGYIQKFGKRLDFTASYLAGNAADPTDGAGLFDGTYSAVAQIGFNPTDNWKMGFAYARSYFGPGDVNINGSTGSSIGSRPFTNDVATTSDNFGYQTTFRLNKRINLAGWVGFGNADAEDGTGRNVDLFTWNANVSFIDAFKEGAVLTIAGGQPPKVTGGSLGSEPETSFIFEGQYKYPISKNVSITPGVFFITNPNNTNSDTDVIGVLRTRFTF, encoded by the coding sequence ATGAAAAAATTTACTAAATATGCAGTAACGGCGCCTGCAGTTGCTGGACTAGCATTATTAGCTAACGGTATTTCATTACAAACCGTCAGCGCCAACGAATTAGACCAAGATCAAACCACCTTAGAGCAAATCAACAACTACACTGAAAGCGGTTCTTTAAATCAAGTAACTTCCGTCAACCAATTAAGGGATGTTGCCCCCACTGACTGGGCTTACGAAGCATTACGCAACTTAGTAGAGCGTTATGGTTGTATTGCTGGTTATCCTGATCGTACCTTCCGTGGTAATCGTGCTTTAAGCCGTTATGAATTTGCTGCTGGTTTAAACGCTTGTATGCAACAAATTGAGCGCTTAGTTTCTACCCCCGGCGGTGGTGGTGTTAACCAAGGTGATTTGGCTTCCTTACAACGCTTAGTGAGAGAATTTGAAACCGAATTAACTACTCTGGGCGCGCGGGTGGACAACTTAGAAGGCAAAGTTGCTTTCTTAGAAGATCACCAATTTTCTACTACCACTAAATTAAGCGGTGAAGTAATCGTCGCTCTAGCCGCACAAAATGACACCGCAGGTGGACAGGTTACTTTAAGTGACCGTGTTCGTTTAACTTTAGATAGTAGCTTCACTGGTAAAGACAGATTGAGACTTCGTTTAGCTGCTGGTAATGTTCCTAGTTTAGGTGGTGTCGTTGGTAACAACGGTATTTCTACCAATATGAACCGCTTGAACTTTGAACAAAATACTGGTAATAATAATGTAATTATTGACAGAGCCTACTATCGCACTCCTTTGTTTAAAAACGGTACTTTGTATGTTGGTACAGGAATGCCTGCTGAGGACATTTTCAGTACCTATAACCCCTACATGGAGAGTAGTGGTGGCGGTGCATTGAGTCGTTTTAATCGTTTTAACCCTTTAATTTATCGTCAACCCGGTACTACTGGTATTGGTTACATTCAAAAGTTCGGTAAGCGCCTTGACTTTACTGCCTCCTACCTTGCTGGAAATGCCGCTGATCCTACTGATGGTGCTGGTTTGTTTGATGGAACTTATAGTGCCGTTGCTCAAATCGGTTTTAACCCTACCGATAACTGGAAAATGGGCTTTGCTTATGCTCGTAGTTACTTTGGACCCGGTGATGTAAATATCAATGGCTCTACTGGTAGTAGCATTGGTTCTCGTCCTTTCACTAATGATGTTGCTACCACTTCTGATAATTTTGGCTATCAAACAACCTTCCGCTTAAACAAACGTATTAACTTAGCAGGTTGGGTTGGTTTTGGTAACGCGGATGCGGAAGATGGTACCGGTAGAAATGTTGACCTATTTACTTGGAATGCTAACGTATCCTTTATTGATGCTTTCAAAGAAGGTGCTGTATTAACCATTGCGGGTGGTCAACCTCCAAAAGTTACTGGTGGCTCTCTCGGCTCCGAACCTGAGACTTCATTCATTTTTGAAGGACAATACAAATATCCCATCAGTAAAAATGTTTCTATTACTCCGGGTGTTTTCTTCATCACTAATCCTAATAATACCAATTCTGACACTGATGTTATTGGTGTTCTTCGTACCAGATTTACATTCTAG
- a CDS encoding phenylalanine--tRNA ligase subunit beta codes for MRISFQWLQELVEIKISPEELAQTLTLAGFEVEDMEDRRPWADGVVIGRVLKCERHPNADKLSLCQVDIGEVAPSTIVCGAPNVRQDIFVPVATLGTYLPQVDIKIKPAKLRGVESKGMICSLAELGLAKESEGIKIFEGDLQVGQDVRPLLGLDDVILDVTATANRADALSMVGIAREISALLGGNLTLPTVNNLTIASDNHKVGVEVTAEGACSAYIATVLENVTIKPSPDWLKSRLEASGVRAINNIVDITNYILLEWGQPLHAFDGDKLKRITSSDMVTMGVRLSDNQETLTTLDGQKRTLTEQNLIITANNHPVALAGIMGGEDSEVDDNTTNIILEGALFEPVPIRRSARRQSLRTEASTRYERGVNQVELEKAVTRALNLMVELTGAEITAQVTSDNRQSHYGNTIVLRLDYVNQVLGKVKEGDGLRDVNREEVEKILTDLNCELTLTSENPVVWQVVTPPYRYRDLEREIDLIEEVARLYGYDRFTDTLPPQSGVGYLPPEVTILRKIRSSLQGLGLTELMQYSLVSPQLGEIKIANPLFSEYSALRRNLIDGLINTFEYNQAQGNGSLKAFEIGQVFWLEDGVMREGRALGGILGGNLHPDGIWVNSGKPQPMTWYEAKGILESLFNYISAPLRYEAESGDERLHPGRTASLWLHKTKIGIFGQLHPQLCQARDLANEVYVFELNLEPLLKHLSQKYLQIPTFKAYSPYPSVARDLAFFAPVEVTVGALEGAMRKAGGKTLVDVKLFDEYKGEKVEAGKRSLAFSLAYNSPDGTLTDQEVDPIHNKVREKLVKEFAVTLRS; via the coding sequence ATGCGTATTTCTTTTCAATGGTTACAAGAATTAGTCGAAATTAAGATTTCTCCCGAAGAATTAGCTCAAACTCTTACCCTTGCAGGGTTTGAGGTGGAAGATATGGAAGATCGGCGCCCTTGGGCGGATGGAGTTGTGATCGGGCGTGTGTTAAAGTGTGAACGCCATCCTAACGCTGATAAATTAAGTTTATGTCAAGTGGACATCGGGGAAGTAGCGCCCTCCACCATTGTTTGTGGTGCGCCCAATGTGCGTCAAGATATTTTTGTACCAGTGGCTACCCTCGGCACTTATTTACCTCAAGTGGATATAAAAATTAAACCGGCGAAACTGAGAGGAGTGGAAAGTAAGGGCATGATTTGCTCATTGGCTGAGTTGGGTTTAGCTAAAGAAAGCGAAGGCATTAAAATTTTTGAGGGTGATTTGCAGGTAGGGCAAGATGTGCGCCCTCTTTTGGGTTTAGATGATGTTATCTTAGATGTTACTGCTACGGCGAATCGCGCTGATGCTTTGAGTATGGTGGGTATCGCTAGGGAAATCAGCGCCCTCCTCGGTGGCAATTTAACTTTACCTACGGTTAATAATCTTACCATTGCTTCTGATAACCATAAAGTAGGGGTGGAAGTGACGGCGGAGGGCGCTTGTAGTGCTTATATTGCCACCGTTTTAGAAAATGTCACTATCAAACCATCTCCTGATTGGTTAAAAAGCCGTCTCGAAGCATCGGGGGTGCGCGCTATTAATAACATTGTCGATATTACTAACTATATCTTATTGGAATGGGGGCAACCGCTCCACGCTTTTGATGGTGATAAATTAAAACGCATTACCAGCAGTGACATGGTAACGATGGGAGTGCGCTTGAGTGATAATCAAGAAACTTTAACTACCCTCGATGGGCAAAAAAGGACTTTAACGGAGCAAAATTTAATCATTACTGCCAATAATCACCCCGTGGCTTTAGCTGGAATTATGGGCGGTGAAGATAGCGAAGTGGATGATAACACTACTAATATTATCCTTGAAGGTGCATTATTTGAACCTGTACCCATTAGACGTAGCGCCCGTCGCCAATCCTTACGCACTGAGGCTTCCACTCGATACGAAAGGGGTGTTAATCAAGTGGAATTAGAAAAAGCGGTAACAAGGGCGCTTAATTTAATGGTAGAGTTGACGGGCGCTGAAATTACCGCTCAAGTTACCAGCGATAACCGTCAAAGTCATTATGGTAATACTATTGTTTTACGCTTAGATTATGTTAATCAAGTGTTAGGGAAAGTGAAAGAAGGTGACGGTTTAAGGGATGTTAACCGTGAGGAAGTGGAGAAAATTTTAACGGATTTGAATTGTGAGTTAACCCTTACCAGTGAAAATCCCGTGGTTTGGCAAGTGGTAACACCTCCTTATCGTTACCGAGATTTAGAGCGAGAAATCGATTTAATCGAAGAAGTAGCGCGCCTTTACGGTTATGATCGTTTTACAGATACTTTACCCCCTCAAAGTGGTGTGGGTTATTTACCGCCTGAGGTAACAATTTTACGCAAAATTCGCTCTAGTTTGCAAGGTTTAGGCTTAACGGAATTGATGCAATATTCCCTCGTTAGCCCACAATTAGGGGAAATTAAAATCGCTAATCCTTTATTTAGTGAATATTCTGCCCTGCGCCGTAATTTGATTGATGGTTTAATCAATACTTTTGAATACAATCAGGCGCAAGGAAATGGCTCTCTCAAGGCTTTTGAAATTGGACAAGTTTTTTGGCTCGAAGATGGTGTTATGCGTGAGGGAAGGGCGCTGGGCGGTATTTTAGGGGGAAATTTACACCCCGATGGTATTTGGGTTAATAGTGGTAAACCGCAACCCATGACATGGTATGAAGCGAAGGGCATTTTAGAGAGTTTATTTAACTATATCAGCGCCCCTCTCCGTTACGAAGCAGAATCAGGTGATGAGAGACTACATCCCGGGCGCACGGCTAGTTTATGGTTACATAAGACTAAAATCGGTATTTTTGGGCAATTACATCCCCAATTATGTCAAGCAAGGGATTTGGCTAATGAAGTGTATGTTTTTGAGCTTAATCTTGAGCCTTTATTGAAACATTTATCCCAAAAATATTTACAAATTCCTACTTTTAAAGCCTATTCTCCTTATCCTAGTGTTGCCAGAGATTTAGCATTTTTTGCCCCCGTTGAGGTGACGGTGGGTGCGCTGGAGGGCGCTATGCGTAAGGCTGGGGGTAAAACCCTTGTGGATGTGAAACTTTTTGATGAATACAAAGGGGAAAAAGTGGAAGCTGGTAAACGCAGTTTGGCTTTTAGTTTAGCTTACAATTCCCCCGATGGTACTTTAACTGATCAAGAGGTTGATCCTATTCATAATAAAGTAAGGGAAAAGTTAGTGAAAGAGTTTGCTGTTACTTTGCGCAGTTAA
- a CDS encoding XisI protein, producing MEKLTHYQNIVKNILTEYERISAQVSDPDIDEVLMFDERRSQYLWFNIGWKNERRVKEISVYIPIKNEKIYIEEDWTEDGIANDLLTDVTQK from the coding sequence ATGGAAAAATTAACTCATTATCAAAATATTGTCAAAAATATTTTAACCGAATATGAAAGAATATCAGCACAAGTAAGTGATCCTGATATAGATGAAGTTTTAATGTTTGATGAGCGAAGAAGTCAATATCTTTGGTTTAATATTGGTTGGAAAAATGAGAGACGAGTTAAAGAAATTTCTGTTTATATACCCATTAAAAATGAGAAAATTTATATTGAGGAAGATTGGACAGAAGACGGTATTGCTAATGATTTATTAACTGATGTTACGCAAAAATAG
- the holA gene encoding DNA polymerase III subunit delta → MPTYFYWGDDDFAMNQEITQLKSEKIDQNWLQFNFEQLAGDKEDNIREGLMLAMTPPFGAGERLVWLNETNLAHSCSDDLLDLLQKTLPQLPDSSHLLLTSARKPDSRLKSTKLINKYAQVKEFSLIAVWQTEILQKKVAEVAENKGIKLSRGALEILANCVGNDTRLLWQELDKLAIFQGENSQPISAETVSSLVNVSNQNSLQLAQAILKGDTNYALNLVTNLVQTNEPALRIVATLVGQFRTWTIIKTLMEAGEKDEKKIAKIADISNPKRIYFLRQEVQNISAQKLQKTLPILLELDLQLKTGGGALDSLQTAIIQLTNLS, encoded by the coding sequence ATGCCAACATACTTTTATTGGGGAGATGATGATTTTGCCATGAATCAAGAAATTACCCAGTTAAAATCAGAGAAAATTGATCAGAATTGGCTACAGTTTAATTTTGAACAACTAGCTGGAGATAAAGAAGACAATATCAGAGAGGGGTTAATGTTAGCCATGACGCCTCCTTTTGGGGCTGGAGAGCGCTTGGTATGGTTAAATGAAACTAATCTCGCGCATAGTTGTAGTGACGATTTACTAGATTTATTACAAAAAACTTTACCTCAATTACCTGATAGTAGTCATTTACTATTAACCAGCGCCCGTAAACCTGATTCGCGCCTCAAAAGTACCAAGTTAATCAATAAATATGCCCAAGTCAAAGAATTTTCTCTAATTGCGGTGTGGCAAACGGAAATATTACAAAAAAAAGTAGCGGAAGTTGCTGAAAATAAAGGCATAAAACTTAGTCGAGGGGCGCTGGAAATTTTAGCTAATTGTGTGGGTAATGATACCCGTTTATTGTGGCAAGAATTGGATAAATTAGCAATTTTTCAGGGAGAAAATTCTCAGCCTATTAGTGCCGAAACAGTCAGCAGTCTGGTTAATGTAAGTAATCAAAATAGTTTACAGTTAGCCCAAGCTATTTTAAAAGGTGATACTAATTATGCTCTTAATTTAGTTACTAATTTAGTGCAAACTAATGAACCAGCTTTGAGAATTGTCGCCACTTTAGTGGGTCAATTTCGCACTTGGACTATTATAAAAACATTAATGGAAGCAGGAGAAAAAGATGAGAAAAAAATCGCTAAAATCGCTGACATAAGTAACCCTAAACGAATTTATTTTTTACGTCAAGAAGTCCAGAATATTTCTGCTCAAAAGTTACAAAAAACCTTGCCTATTTTATTAGAATTAGACTTACAATTAAAGACGGGGGGAGGGGCGCTGGATTCTTTACAAACTGCTATCATACAATTAACGAATCTTAGTTAA
- a CDS encoding prepilin peptidase, with product MTIALFLIYLIVFIFGASIGSFLNVVIYRLPAHVSLLHPPSRCPKCGHSLGKTENVPVLGWLWLKGKCRWCQTAISPRYPLVEALTGLIFVAIVAQFGVSLLSVGYFIFVSWLIALAWIDFDTLTLPNVLTQSGLILGLVTQFILGFFVAGVEGAVSFLFMAILSAVFGLWLFDAILIIGSLAFGKPAMGGGDPKLVAMIGAWLGWQNVLITGFIACLIGTLVGVGAISLKVLKRGQAIPFGPFLVLGSLVSLFYGEQLLSAYIEYLL from the coding sequence ATGACTATCGCCCTATTTTTAATTTATCTAATCGTTTTTATTTTTGGTGCTTCTATCGGTAGTTTTCTTAATGTGGTGATTTACCGTCTCCCAGCGCACGTCTCCCTACTCCATCCCCCTTCCCGTTGCCCAAAATGTGGGCATTCTTTGGGTAAAACTGAAAATGTACCGGTATTGGGTTGGTTATGGTTAAAAGGGAAGTGTCGTTGGTGTCAAACTGCTATTTCCCCTCGTTATCCTTTGGTGGAGGCTTTGACGGGGTTAATTTTTGTGGCTATTGTGGCACAGTTTGGCGTAAGTTTACTAAGTGTTGGTTATTTCATTTTTGTGAGTTGGTTAATTGCTTTGGCTTGGATTGATTTTGATACCCTCACTTTGCCTAATGTGTTAACCCAAAGTGGTTTAATTTTGGGGTTAGTTACTCAATTTATACTCGGTTTTTTCGTGGCTGGGGTGGAGGGCGCTGTTTCTTTTCTTTTTATGGCAATTTTAAGCGCTGTTTTCGGTCTTTGGTTATTCGATGCTATTTTAATAATTGGTTCACTGGCTTTTGGTAAACCAGCTATGGGAGGCGGTGATCCGAAATTAGTTGCCATGATTGGGGCTTGGTTAGGGTGGCAAAATGTGCTTATAACGGGCTTTATTGCTTGTTTAATCGGTACTTTGGTTGGTGTTGGAGCGATTTCGCTTAAAGTTTTAAAACGTGGTCAAGCGATACCTTTTGGTCCTTTTTTGGTGTTAGGTAGTCTAGTAAGTTTGTTCTATGGAGAGCAATTATTGTCGGCATATATTGAGTATTTATTATGA